The nucleotide window ACCCATCACAGTATCCAAGGTGTGCCTCTCCCAGACAAACCACACGATCAAATTTAAACACGTATCACTTAGAAAGAGACGGGATCACTTCGGGAGAATTCTGTGCAGACAGAGGATGAATATCAAATCCACGAGTGCTCGTGTCCTTGAGGATAACGTTTTCCTCATGTTGTCTTAGAATATCTCCAGAAGTAGAGAAGCCCAGAGTTTGAGATTGGCTGTGGGACTGTCTATGTAATGCCATCGATGTGATAAATAAAAGGAGCACAGCTGCTCATTTTCTGGCTCGGTATGATAAACACCAGCACTTTTTGGACGGATAAATCCTTCAGATTTAATCTTTAGACTTGGCCGAGTCACCATCAGAAAGGCACACACAGTTGGCAAGTGAAGTAGAATTTGAGGCTGTCTTCCATCCTTTCATTCCTTTAATTTGgagttatataaaaaaaaataaaaacatcacaccCTGATCCAATTCCTGTATtaacagcaaataaaataatacgGACAGACACTGATCAAAGACACAATCTGTGATCCAGATGCAATTTATATCAGAATTGGAACCCGTCCTCAATTCCGACATGTGAATGTGATCAAGTTTACTCACACATTACAACAACTAAATCCATTTAGTAATGTTTATATTATGAAAGCTTGTGATCAAACATATTAAAAACAGGCctattttaaatgtatcaatTATTTTTATGAACATACCTCAAAACAATCACACACTGGAGCTCACGATGAGACACTTGATTGAATCCCTTTATGGAATCATACACTATATGAACAAAAGAATCGGGACACACCTCTTAATCATCGACTTCAGGTGTTTCAGTCCCATTGGTTGGACTCGGCCCTTTAGTtccagtgaaggaaatatcttaaTGCTTCATCTTACCAAGATATTTTGGAAAATTCTATTCTTCCAACTTTGTGGGAACAGTTTGTGGGGAAGGTATTCTGTTCCAGCACGACTCTGCCCCAGTGCATAAAGTCATGGTTGGGTGAGTCTGGTGTGGGAGAACTTGACAAGGAGCCCTGACCCTAGAACGGAGATTGCGAGCCGAGTCCTCTCGTCCAACATCAGCGTCTGACCTCACACACGCTCGTCTGGATGAATGGGCGAAACttcccacagacacacttcaAAATCTTCCTCGTCCAGAAGAGTGGAAGCTGGGGAGCAAATCCATattaagaagaagaataagaataagaagaataagaagtttctttattagtcccgcaatggggaaatgAATGCCTTTGGATTTACAATGGGATGTCATACAAGCTCCTGTGAGTGTAATGAGTAGTGTGTCCCAATACCTTTGTCCATATAGTGTATTTTGGTATAGATTCCAAAACAAACCTGACAGGCCTGCGCTCTAAATTTCATCCACACACACGATGTCCAGATTCTGACTTTAAATAATGAAACTCACTGTCAGTAACTTGTCAAACATCCACTTGCCTCTCAGCTGGAGATGGGAGTGGGTCGTATCCAGATGAACTTCATCCACCTCTTGAGCACAGAGGCCGTGCAGCACATCACCATCCACTGTCTCAACACGGCGGTGTGGGCAGCAGGACCCTCCCTGCAGCCTTCATCCAGGGCCGTGAGCTTCAAGGCCTGGACCGGAGAGAGGATTAGAGCGGGGGACCTCCTGGAGCCGCACATCCACACCGATGACTGCTGGGTACGCACTGTTCACATGATCACAAAACCTGCCTACTCAGTGCTTTAGAGAGAACTGACCCTTTGAATGCCGTCTTTCACATTATCGCAGCACGTGACACGATGCATCCTTCACTTTCAGATCAAAGATGGACGCTGGCATCAGACCCACTTCATCTTCCAGACCCAGGACCCAAACCTGCTCCCCATAGTGGATGTGCAGGATCTACCGACAGCAGAACCTGGCGCACGCTATCACCTCGAGGTCGGACCCGTGTGCTTCTTATAGGGCCCTGTGGAGGGGGGTCAGGAATACTCCTTAAAGGAGGGACTGCATGGGGGGGTACGCCTCCTTCAGACCTCCGTCTTCTCTCTACCAAATATGCTTGGACTGCAGCAACAGGAGTCGGCACCGGAGAGAGGCAGCCCATTGGACATGCAGCGTTGAGACTTGAGGCACTGATCAGCCTATGGAAAACAATAATAAGCTCCTTTTTCAGAGACTTGAAAGATCTGAATGGCCCTTTTTTGGAAGTAATATCTGTACAGAAATAAGGAACGGTTACATCTGCAATTGCAATaattcttattttaatattaagatattatttatacatgtatatgaACTGTATATTGTAATATAAAGTGCAATAGTTATTGTTTTCCGCAGCCTCTGGGCGTATACAGCATCCACTCACTCATTCAGGTAAACAGTgtgccgcacacacacacacacacacacacacacacacacacacaggcacatgctGCCACCAGGTATGTCTTTTTGAGCCTTCACTAACTGTCCAGTGCTGAGAGTCCCCACATGTATACAGACGTTTTCACACGAACAACCGCTGTGTGGTGCTCTCCGTGTTAAAGGTGGGGCCGTGGTTTCCCCAGTGTGTCAAGATGCTACCTCGTACCGCACCTCGCATCCCAAGTGGGACGACGCAGAGGTGAAACCTGGTGCTGCAACGGTCGACACGCCTACGataaccccccacccaccctccgTCAGCTCCCAGCGAAGCAAAGTCTGTGCTTCACGATAAAAAGGGAAGATtgtaaaacatacacacacattacaaattcattaaattatCTTTTCATGGTATTCTTACAttttctgtacttttttttttttttgttatgagTCTGACACGATGAATACAGTTGTTTTTCtaattgttaaaatgtaaatgtacaacTATGCAACTTGTATTATCCACAGGGGAGTCTATTTAAATTCTGATTCGTGTTCCAGTTCAAATCCAGATATCAAGTTCCATGTTTTTAAGCACATCTTCAGTCATTTGGAGCTTTAAAGATTCTTCAGTCTGTTTGAGGTCTTTGCTTTTGTTAATGTCACAGTCCTGGACAATCAGCTGTAGTTTGGGACCTTAACTTAACTTAATTAACTGTTGGTTCACttgtgcagcagttgtagccCGTCCCAGTCTATGTCACACTCAGAGGATTTCTCACAATACACAACATTAAACTACCACGTTACAGGAGCTCACAGGTCTGTACAGACATTTTATGCTGTGTGAATGAAGTCTAATGAAAAAGgtaatttaataaatgttctGAAACCTTTGTTGAGAAGCAGCTTgaagtttttctctctctctcatcattGAACATTTCATAGCGAAAAAGCAAAGCGAGATaacaaaatgcatttaaactGCCTACTTGGAAAAGTAAATTTTTTCCCTCCTTCTGTTCATTTCACACCTGGAACTGTCAACGTCCTGACAGCTTCTGCCATTGTGAACACGGAGAGAAATGGTGTCCTTGAAGTAACGccttgttgtttgtttccctctccGCAACGTTTCTCCTCGGTTTAATTTTAGTGGCAATGCGGCGAATTCTGTCAACCACAGTGTTGTTGGATACAAAGACGCAGAGACTTGAGAGAGTTTGAAAGTATTATATTAGCAGAGCGCTCTGTGTTAAAATGCACAGCCTCATCTCGGGCACATGGCGTGGCGACCGCCGTCCACAGGTAGGTTGACTCCGGTAATGAAGCTGGAAGCGTCGGACGCCAGGAAGGCGATGCTCTGGGCCACTTCCTCCACCTCGCCTGGTCGCCCCAGGGCATGGGTCTGTTTACACTTGGCGAGAAACTGGCGGCGAAAAAAGacatatttagtatttattattttagggTTATTTGCTTCTtgacagaagaggaaaaagaaacagatcatGTTGCGTCGTGTTGCGTTACCTGAGCGTACTGCTCCTCATTCAGTCCTGCTCTCTTGTGGACATCTGTGATAATCACACCTGGGCTGAGGAGATAAAACCAgagatatataatataacataacagAAATGCTCAATTTCAACAGAGAAAACTGATTTTGAAATGTTCCAACAATCTGCATCACAGATAGCATGTGAGCAATGACTGAGAACTAAGGAGGAAGAAAACGCTGATTATGCAAAATGTCCACGTACCACACAGAGTTCACTCGGACTTGCTTTGATGCCAGctctgaaataaaaagcagtcctgtgatttcctgtgaaccTTCTTAACATGAACTTTGTACAGTGATGAACACAAAAAGCTCAGGTGGCTCACCAAGTGCTATACAGCGTGTGAACTGGTCGATGGCCGACTTGGACATGCAGTAGGCCAACACACCGGGGAACTGCAGGGAGACAAACACATATCACAGGTCTCAAAGATGCTTGATGATAGATAAATGGGGGGTGATGTTGGAAACCTCTGGTCCAGCTGCTCAACACTCACTGATCTCTGTCCATTGACGCTGGACACATTGACGATGGAGCCTTTGGTCTTAATCAGGTGTGGGACACACAGTTGAGTCAGATGGTAGACAGATCTGAAAAGGAGACAAAGCATAGAGGGGAGGCATATTAAATATCAGTTATTGTCTTCTTGTGACTTTCAAGGAGTTATATCCTAACATCTGTTATAGGACTCACCAGTGTGATAGAACATACTCTATATATAAAGCTGGACAAcgcgtctctacttcctgtcaTTGTCCagatgtgaagccaaagtatcaCAGATAAGAACGCTGCCATGTCGctctcaactgtcaatcataacatttcaTCCTTGTGTTAAATAAGTTATTAGAACCAAACTTACTGAGAAAAATTACATACTTGTCACATCGATTAGTTTGGATTATGTGAATTGGCCAAATGTTcctgtgtatttacatgatgtatatatatttgggaaaaaaacttttataTGGGTAGTAGTaaatttcatttattcttttacGTATATTTATGGGCCTTTCGTCTTTATTTCTGATCGAGCCAGAGAAGGACTGAAGTGAGAGAGTCGGGGGATGATGTGAACAGGCTGCTCGAGGCGCATGAGCCCATGTGGAATAAAACCAAACCACGATCACACTTTCAGTCATATACATACTGTGTAGAGGATCCACACTCATGGATCACAcgtcattcacacactgtcggAGTGTGAAAACTGCAGCACATAGtaacactgtatgaatgtgtgtgtgaatgaggcCTGTggtgtaaagtgctttaaatgAGGATTAGAGAAATGTGCTAAATAAATGCAATTCAGGTGCAATGACTTTAAAGTTTCTAATAACAAATGCGTCTTCCTGCCTGACAATGAACATCAACTTTTACCTGActtaataaacaacaacaaactgccAACactcaaacttaaaaaaattatttccaCAAATCTCTTGTTCAATCTTTGCATTAACAACCCAATTCTAAATGTACTGCTACGTTCACAGGCCTCTGTACTCTCAGGTTGCCAGGTCCCTGAAATCCCACCTGACGTTGATGTTCATGACTCGGTCGTACTGGGCCAGGTCCGACGTCTCGATGCCGCCCATGGCCAGGATACCGGCGCTGTTCACCAGGACGTCCAGGCGGCCGAAGTGAGCGATGGTCTGCTCCACTGTCTTCTTCACCGTCTCCTCGTCCGTCAGGTCTCCGGGAACGAGCAGAGGCTGCACAGCAAAGAGCGGCAAAATCATTCATGAGGtggtaatttatttattaaatgtattcatgCAGATACTGAACtaatcactgtgtgtttgtatgggtttaaatgtaattgtatGTTTGATAAACTTAATGTACAGAGCACTTTTTGGTTGAAGAGCGTTTTTGGAAGGGACTTAAAAGACAGCGCTGCCTCTGTGAGCCTAACTTCCTCTGGCAGCTCATTCCAGAGCTTCAGGGCCTAAAGCCTCTGTCCCTTTTATGTTTTAGCCTGGACTCTGGAACAGTGAGGAGGCCTCTGCCCGAGGAGCTCAAGCTACACTGAGGTTCATATGGGATCAGAAAGTCTAACATACGCTCAGGAGCCAGAACAGGGAGAGGCCTTGAAGGTAAATCAGTAATATCTCACAAATCAATCCTAAAACAAACAGGGTGACACTGTGACGTGGCTGAAACAAGTGTAATGTGATTGAGACTCTTAGCTCCAGTTAGAAGTCGAGCAGCTGAGTTTTTAAcagtttatcatttaaaaacaaggaatAAAAAACACCTCAGGGAACCAGTGCAATGAGGCTGTGATGTGCTCATACTTTCTGGATCTTGTAAGAACCTTTGCTGGAAGGttgaaggaggagcaggagccagCGAACAATAATAATGAGCAACAGCAGCGTAGATATTATCCTCATTCACCATCCAACTTTACATTAGTGCTCATTATTTTGATTTCAGGCGTATCAATTActtccgccaaggaggttgtgttttcatatttttgtttgttagcaaaGTTCgacaaaaactactcaactgatttccattacattttgtggaGGAATGGACACAAGGGagacttttcactttctttaacattttggggcgttttttcaacattttgttgatttctcaagAGAAGAATGTTtgtatcttgatgaaaaaagaaaagaaatcagacatgttaaggggacagatatttatgagtgtgtgcaatttggtgcagacacAAACTCcattcaaaaaatgtattaactgtaaaaatgtatttcttctgCTGCACCAGGAACTACATTAAACAATCCCTTGACTCAAACTGTGTCAACATGTGGGTTCTCTAGTTAAATATTGGGCCTCGTGCATGAACAGAAGTCAGATTCAACAAAGGCTTCTATATTCAGAGAGTGTGTAAATGAAGTGCGACCATGATGAACATGTGCGTATTTGAGTGAGTGTGCACAAGGATAATAAATTAACATAATTAACAATTATAATATCATCAGAGGCTACACTTCCTGTGCAGAAGTGTTCATCTGAGAAAATGGCAtcaaagtacatttaaaaatgaattggaGTAACAGCAGACTCATTTCAGGTGAGTCCTTCGACTTAAGAAAACTTAAGAAAACTTTCCAACACTTGGAAATTGGTAAAAGCAACAACTTCTTTACATCTCTGCTGCACAACTTCAGAATAAATCTCTGCAGACAGGAGTCTAATAAACAGACTTGGTAATACGGTAAGATAAGAAAATACTGACTTTGTCATAACTTCAGTTACTTGAGTTTAACTCTCATTCAACTTAACTTACGAGTAGATTATGTTGTCAATATCTCCACTAACACATCCCTCTGTACAGTGACAGCTCTGTAGCAGTTCTAGTGACTTaactttcatctcactgcatTGAATTTATACTGGactcattttgaccttttattattcttatgctcttgtgtttgactgttttgtttgaTACTGGAGGACTACATTTCCCTCTGGCTCAATCAATCAAGTGTGTATATAGTCTGCATATGTCTTAAAGTGTgagtgcatgagtgtgtgtgtatgtgtgtgtgtatatgtgtgtgtacctgagcagctccacagtcCACACACTGCTGAGCCACCTTCTTCAGGTTCTCCACGTCTCGTCCGTTCAGAGCCAGCGAAGCTCCGAGTTTAGCGAAGAGGAGACTCGTCCCTGCCCCGATCCCCGAGCTGGCCCCGGTCACCAGAGCGACTTTCCCCCTCAGAGAGgagacctgacacacacacacacacacacacacacacagacacacacacacagcagcttaaCGAGGAGACATTGGTTTGTACTAATGACTCAACGGCCATTGACCAGGAAACAGTGAACTTACTTTAAAAGCATCGTCTGAGGCCATTTCTCTGAGGACTGTGTCTGTTGTCCTTTATACAAACTGTCTGTGGTGTTGTCTACAGGAACCGGTGAGACATGCTTCGTCCACTGATGATGACGTCACGCGACGAGCCAGGCCCTCCGTCTgtagtttatatatatgtagtCATAGGCTTTAGAACACTACACGTTTATAATCATAATCAATAATAGTGATTATAatagattatttattataatctGAAAAAGACACGTTTACAAACCTCATGGTGAAGAGATAATATTAAACACTGTCTAATGTACAAAGCTCATTAGATAAcgtaaattatataaataatacgacatgaataaaatactcacagaaaattaaaaatgaaactaCCCATtgatcaataaaatatatttttttaaattatatgcaaatataatatttaacataatggaaaagtgtatttgtatttttacataagaaaatgtctgatagagatgaagggagcatatatatttatatatatatatatatatataaacagctTTATTTGCAAACTGTAACTGGTCCATCGTCAGTCAATGATGTTGCCAGTTGTTTGCACATCTTTTCCACATGTTCACATTTTTGTGAACATCTTGTCTCTTTTGCTAGTAAAAACCACTACTGAATTATGAATTTGACCACaagtaaacaaatacaaaagctttattttgtaaacaaaTTTACAATTAAAAGAAACAGCAGTGTcgtataaagaaaaaaaaagtgttttattgttatggtgtaaatgtttgtgaagACATGGAAATAACCACGTAAAGTATAATTTCCATTAGAAATGCTGAGATACTGAAATCGGTTTAAAGGAAAATAAGCATTTCTTAAAATTTACAACAACAGATTCGgttaaaacatgtcaaaatcgaacaaaataaaaaaatgattacaGCCTCAGTCGTTCACTTATTGATTCAATCTGTCGCATAAACACAAACTATTCAATTTAACTTTGGCCAGGTACCACACACTGTAACACTTTGTTTATTGGAAAATATCTGAGTCCATGACTGTGTTAAAAGCCTGTCGGTGTATTGAAGTCCAGGTGGGTTATCCAGCAAAGGGGTTGGCGTGAATGGTCACATCCTTTATCCGCGTTTCAGTCAGCGGTCGAAACGTCTTTTCGTTGACGGgcagcttctccagctcatcCAGCGTCTCCAGGCCGTCGATGATCCTGCGTGTTGAAGAGAGTGAGAGGTCAGATGATCTTATCTGAACCGAGGTCATGCAAAGATGTAGGGCCTGTGGATTCCCTTCAATTTATGATgcattatataaattaaatttgatcAATAACTGACAAGATTGATGGATTGCTCTCATTTACATTGCCACCACTAATTTGATGTCACAAAATCCTTAATTTATACAGGTTACATACTTTCCAAAGACTGTGTACTTCATGTCCAGATGTGGTTGTTTGGCGTATGTGAAGAAAAACTGGGATCCATTCGTGTTTGGGCCATTGTTCGCCATTGAGACAACCCCTCTCACATTATGCTGAAATTAGACAAATTTGAAGAACACAAGAGTTACAACAttgaactctgacctctgaaTGAAAATCCAATATTCATAAAAACTAGCCAACTCACTTTTAAGTGCTCACTGTACTCGTCTTCGAATTTGCGACCCCATATACTTGTTCCTCCTTTACCCGTGCCTGCAAAATAGAGTCGGAAGATAGGATAAATACAAATGTCAGTGAGAAACGTGAACGCTGACATTTCAGGTATTGATCAGATACAGGAGCTGTGACGAACCTGTGGGATCTCCAGTCTGAACCATGAAGCCTTTGATATTTCTGTGGAAGACGCAACCACTGTAGAAGCCACCGGCGCACAAAGCAAGGAAgttctgtcaaataaaaaaagggacATGCCATGAAATATGATGACTTtataaaaggaaaatacaagAACCTGACTGATGTGGGCTGATGCCTTTATCGGGGAGTAGAACAAAACTCTTATACTGATAAAtctgtcaataaaaacattagatagatagatgaatactttattgatccccaggaaaatttaaaagaagaacaaaTTTTCCCTGAACCAGATGATGTCTTCATAAACCCGAAATGACACAGAAATGTACCTGTAGGCtagatattttacagtttaatcataaaaCTTATAACTAAAAAGATAACATGAGGAAAACCAAATATATTGAACttgaattaaaactaaatttaaacataaatacacatattatttctgtattgtttattctgtaacaGAAACTATTTCATAttggaaaaaatataaacacaaataccaatatgtctgtgatTTTACTAGCCAGCCAACAT belongs to Hippoglossus stenolepis isolate QCI-W04-F060 chromosome 9, HSTE1.2, whole genome shotgun sequence and includes:
- the zgc:101858 gene encoding 3-oxoacyl-[acyl-carrier-protein] reductase FabG, whose product is MASDDAFKVSSLRGKVALVTGASSGIGAGTSLLFAKLGASLALNGRDVENLKKVAQQCVDCGAAQPLLVPGDLTDEETVKKTVEQTIAHFGRLDVLVNSAGILAMGGIETSDLAQYDRVMNINVRSVYHLTQLCVPHLIKTKGSIVNVSSVNGQRSFPGVLAYCMSKSAIDQFTRCIALELASKQVRVNSVCPGVIITDVHKRAGLNEEQYAQFLAKCKQTHALGRPGEVEEVAQSIAFLASDASSFITGVNLPVDGGRHAMCPR
- the ppil3 gene encoding peptidyl-prolyl cis-trans isomerase-like 3, which translates into the protein MAVTLHTDLGEVKIELFCERTPRACENFLALCAGGFYSGCVFHRNIKGFMVQTGDPTGTGKGGTSIWGRKFEDEYSEHLKHNVRGVVSMANNGPNTNGSQFFFTYAKQPHLDMKYTVFGKIIDGLETLDELEKLPVNEKTFRPLTETRIKDVTIHANPFAG